One region of Citrus sinensis cultivar Valencia sweet orange chromosome 6, DVS_A1.0, whole genome shotgun sequence genomic DNA includes:
- the LOC102629106 gene encoding geranylgeranyl pyrophosphate synthase 7, chloroplastic-like: MAFSATIPSCTHSALLKNSPLNYFKMPFMIPFPNMKPFPMKNNACHAENLASVKPSQGAESIMNLKPVKIALPTFQFEEYMTSKSKKVDKALDEALPMQHPEKIHEAMRYSLLAGGKRIRPVLCIASCELVGGDESLVMPMACALEMTHTMSLIHDDLPALDNDDLRRGKPTNHKVFGEPTAILAGDALLALAFEHVAAKTVGVSTDRVVRAITELGSALGAEGLLKGQVTDLDSEGKDVSLSELEYIHVHKTAKLLEASVVCGVIIGGGNVIEIERVRNYARCIGLLFQVVDDILDVTKSSTVLGKTAGKDLVSDKATYPKLMGIENAKKFAEELFSQATKELAYFEVSKAAPLYHLAKYIVSRQN; the protein is encoded by the coding sequence ATGGCCTTCTCAGCAACAATTCCTAGCTGTACCCATTCAGCTCTCCTCAAGAACTCCCCActcaattatttcaaaatgCCCTTTATGATCCCATTTCCGAACATGAAACCCTTTCCCATGAAAAATAACGCCTGCCACGCTGAAAACTTAGCTTCGGTAAAACCATCCCAGGGTGCAGAATCGATCATGAACCTCAAGCCGGTAAAGATAGCTCTACCAACTTTCCAGTTTGAAGAATACATGACCAGCAAGTCGAAAAAAGTGGACAAAGCATTAGATGAGGCATTGCCCATGCAACATCCAGAAAAAATACACGAGGCCATGAGATACTCTCTTCTTGCTGGAGGCAAGCGTATCCGTCCTGTTCTATGCATTGCTTCATGCGAATTAGTAGGAGGAGATGAGTCCTTGGTGATGCCAATGGCTTGTGCACTAGAGATGACTCACACGATGTCCCTCATTCATGATGATCTCCCTGCACTGGACAACGATGATCTTAGACGAGGAAAGCCTACAAATCACAAAGTCTTTGGTGAACCAACAGCAATTCTTGCAGGTGATGCTCTGCTTGCCCTTGCTTTTGAACATGTAGCAGCCAAGACCGTCGGTGTGTCAACTGACCGCGTGGTTCGAGCCATTACGGAGCTGGGTTCCGCACTTGGAGCAGAAGGGCTCCTGAAAGGACAAGTTACTGACCTTGACAGTGAAGGAAAGGATGTGAGTTTGAGTGAATTGGAGTACATTCATGTGCACAAAACCGCGAAGCTTTTAGAGGCATCTGTTGTTTGCGGAGTGATAATCGGAGGAGGAAATGTGATTGAAATAGAAAGAGTTAGAAATTATGCAAGGTGTATAGGATTATTATTTCAAGTGGTGGATGATATTTTAGATGTGACTAAGTCATCTACAGTGTTAGGGAAGACGGCAGGAAAAGATTTGGTGAGTGATAAGGCCACGTATCCAAAGCTGATGGGTATTGAGAATGCGAAGAAATTTGCAGAGGAGTTATTCTCTCAAGCCACTAAAGAGCTTGCttattttgaagtttcaaAGGCTGCCCCATTGTACCATTTAGCTAAATATATTGTTAGTAGACAGAACTAA